Proteins found in one Oryza glaberrima chromosome 4, OglaRS2, whole genome shotgun sequence genomic segment:
- the LOC127770738 gene encoding uncharacterized protein LOC127770738 yields MGTPQDRAPTPDENDQVLHFLRHHLYATLKNEYMGLRSPITLWTALKKRFEKLKYTILPQAEQDWARLRFADFKSVAEYNSALHQICTNLSLCGKVVTDTEMIEKTLSTFHPSAMQSARNYRQASYKEYDEMIDIMQVSESHEEVLRKNFVSQPPGKSVGLEVNASSYKVRKPVQRKRGKCGGKKAAEKSEGKAPATQGAQGGKGKKEAKPPRNDKPYGQQDQTCYKCGIWGHWSCICKEPPHVVDAYQASRKAKASTEAHMVEAHTTATPPTTTPLDAPAAAAGTANEKDVTQEQIFAELNTLVDSI; encoded by the coding sequence ATGGGCACCCCGCAGGACCGTGCGCCTACCCCTGATGAGAACGATCAGGTGCTGCACTTCCTGCGACACCACCTCTACGCCACGCTCAAGAATGAGTACATGGGATTGCGGAGCCCAATCACTCTCTGGACCGCACTCAAGAAGCGGTTCGAGAAGTTGAAGTACACCATCCTACCCCAAGCAGAGCAGGACTGGGCTCGCCTAAGGTTCGCCGACTTCAAGAGCGTCGCCGAGTACAACTCCGCACTGCATCAGATCTGTACCAACCTCTCCCTCTGTGGCAAGGTTGTCACGGACACGGAGATGATTGAGAAGACGCTCTCCACCTTCCACCCTAGCGCCATGCAAAGCGCTCGTAACTATAGGCAGGCGTCATACAAGGAGTATGACGAGATGATCGATATCATGCAGGTGTCTGAGTCTCATGAAGAGGTTCTCCGCAAGAACTTTGTCTCCCAGCCACCTGGCAAGAGTGTTGGCCTTGAAGTCAATGCTAGTAGTTACAAGGTCCGCAAGCCCGTCCAGAGGAAGAGGGGCAAGTGTGGTGGGAAGAAGGCAGCCGAGAAGTCAGAAGGAAAAGCTCCTGCTACCCAGGGAGCACAAGGAGGCAAGGGCAAGAAGGAAGCCAAGCCACCTCGCAATGACAAGCCATATGGCCAGCAGGACCAGACTTGCTACAAGTGTGGCATTTGGGGCCACTGGAGTTGTATTTGCAAGGAGCCCCCGCACGTCGTCGACGCATACCAGGCCAGCAGGAAGGCCAAGGCATCCACAGAAGCACACATGGTTGAGGCTCACACTACGGCCACTCCCCCCACCACTACTCCACTTGACGcccctgcagctgcagcaggcaCAGCAAATGAAAAGGACGTCACACAGGAGCAGATCTTTGCAGAGCTCAATACTCTGGTTGATTCCATTTAA
- the LOC127770003 gene encoding 4-hydroxy-tetrahydrodipicolinate synthase 1, chloroplastic-like, whose product MASLLIASTGGAHRLAWKDAAALGPAPRLARPWPAAVAAPAPLLRISRGKFALQAITLDDYLPMRSTEVKNRTSTADITSLRVITAVKTPYLPDGRFDLEAYDSLINMQIDGGAEGVIVGGTTGEGHLMSWDEHIMLIGHTVNCFGAKVKVVGNTGSNSTREAIHATEQGFAVGMHAALHINPYYGKTSIEGLISHFEAVLPMGPTIIYNVPSRTGQDIPPAVIEAVSSFTNLAGVKECVGHERVKCYTDKGITIWSGNDDECHDSRWKYGATGVISVASNLIPGLMHDLMYEGENKTLNEKLFPLMKWLFCQPNPIALNTALAQLGVVRPVFRLPYVPLPLEKRVEFVRIVESIGRENFVGENEARVLDDDDFVLVSRY is encoded by the exons ATGGCGTCGCTGCTGATCGCCAGCACGGGGGGCGCCCACCGCCTCGCGTGgaaggacgccgccgccctggGACCCGCTCCGCGGCTGGCGCGACCTTGGCCCGCCGCCGTGGCTGCACCGGCGCCGCTGCTCAG GATTAGCAGAGGAAAGTTTGCATTGCAGGCCATCACCCTTGATGATTATCTTCCAATGCGAAGTACTGAAGTGAAAAATCG GACATCAACAGCTGATATCACTAGTCTCAGAGTAATTACAGCGGTCAAAACCCCATATCTGCCTGATGGAAGATTTGATCTTGAAGCATATGATTCACTGATAAATATGCAGATAGATGGTGGTGCTGAAGGTGTAATAGTTGGAGGAACAACAGGAGAGGGCCACCTTATGAGCTGGGATGAACACATCATGCTTATTGGACATACTGTTAACTGCTTTGGTGCTAAAGTTAAAGTGGTAGGCAACACAGGTAGTAACTCAACAAGAGAGGCTATTCATGCAACAGAGCAGGGATTTGCTGTAGGTATGCATGCGGCTCTCCATATCAATCCTTACTATGGGAAGACCTCTATCGAAGGGTTGATATCTCATTTTGAGGCTGTCCTCCCAATGGGTCCAACCATTATTTACAATGTTCCATCTAGGACTGGCCAGGATATTCCTCCTGCAGTTATTGAGGCTGTTTCAAGTTTCACAAACTTGGCAGGTGTGAAAGAATGTGTTGGACATGAGAGGGTTAAGTGCTACACTGACAAAGGTATAACCATATGGAGTGGTAATGATGATGAATGCCATGATTCTAGGTGGAAATATGGTGCCACTGGAGTTATTTCTGTGGCTAGCAACCTTATTCCTGGTCTCATGCACGATCTCATGTATGAAGGGGAGAATAAGACGCTAAATGAGAAGCTCTTTCCCCTGATGAAATGGTTGTTTTGCCAGCCAAATCCGATTGCTCTCAACACTGCCCTGGCTCAGCTTGGAGTGGTAAGGCCTGTTTTCAGATTACCATATGTACCTCTTCCTCTTGAAAAGAGGGTAGAGTTTGTCCGAATCGTTGAATCTATTGGACGGGAAAACTTTGTGGGTGAGAACGAGGCACGGGTTCTTGACGACGATGATTTTGTGTTGGTCAGTAGGTACTAA